In Rariglobus hedericola, the DNA window ACTAAACACCACGTTGAGGGTATGGTATCCGATACGATACCACACGTTAGTGAGGAAGGGGCTCACGTCGATCAACCACACTGCGGCGACAACGCGCAAGATCCAGAATCCAGCGAGAAATGCGCAGACCGCTCGGGCCAAAACAGACCCGTCCGCGAGATGCTCGGCCAAGAACCAAGTGCCGATTCCAAACGACACCAGACAGAACCCGATGAACATGTAATAGGTTCTAAACAACCCGCGCGCAAAAGGAGTAAACGTCCTCGCCTCTGCCCAAAGTCCGGTGACCCGCGGCATTAACAGGCCGGCCGCAGCCAGGCCAAGATGGGTTAACGCACCACACCGGATCAATAATTCCGTCATCATAGAAAATGGGTGTTCAAAAATTTAATCAGAGGAAGAATGACCTCGCGGACAAAAATCGGGTGAAAAAGCAGAGGCAACGGAATCACCACAACGACGATCGTGAAGATTCTTCCGCCGATGCCTTTACGCAGGTGTAACATCCGCGCGAACGAAGTTTTCTCCAACCAGGCGCCCACGCCCTGAATAACAAAATAAAGCGTAGGGCCGCCCCAACCTCCTCGCGCAGGAAACGAAATCACCGTTTCATGCACCAAGCCTGAAAGTAAAAAAACGAACGCACCCGCAGTCTGCGTTCCCCACTTCCGCGCGAGCGGTAACAACACGAACCGCCGCGCACTGTCAGCGAACGCAACGTTCCAACGAACGCCCCAGAAATCGGCCAGCGAAACCGCCAACACAGGCACCTTCATAATCGGCGGGGCATCGAAACCGTTTCTGCGCCACAGCCAGGAAACGAGATGCAAAGCACCAAAATGCAGCGTGAAAATAATCCCCACCATTCCCACCCAGCCGGTCAATAACCTCGGTGCCGTTTTCAAATAAATGACCGCCCAGAAAATTGCGGCCAAACCGAGCGCCATTTTGACCAGCGCAAAAACCAGTTCCGTCAACGTCGGTCGACGCACGGCGGCAGACTCATGGAAGAGAAATCCCCGCGCATTCATGCCGGGCCATAACGTCAGGTAGGCCACCAGTCTCCACGCGGGAGCCGAACGACAAAGCCCTATCGTTGTCACCAGCTTCAGCGCGAAAAACTCCCCGCCGGCCACCACCCACATGCACAACCACGGGATCGGAATGCGCACGGCCAAAGTCAGCAGAACAGCCGTGAACAAGATCGTTGCGACCGACCAAAAAGCGAAGCCGTGGTCGGTATTCGTATTCACTGGCTGTATTGCTGTCATGGATGTCGAGATTTGCCGCTCCAAAGCGGGCCTTTGATCAGCCAACCAAGCGGAAAACCTTATCACCCAATTTGAATAATTTTTTAGCTGACGCAGGACTCATGGATTGCGCCTTGTCCGCCCAGCTGGAGGTCAGCTCCATGAATTCGATCAGTTCTTTCAGTCGCGCGCGCGTGTGATCCGAATCTTCCTTGGCGCCCACAGCCGCCTGTTTGCAGTCACGTAACGTGGCCAGCGTGGGATCAAATTCACGTTTTTTCCGCTCCTTCATGACAACGATGAACATCTCCCAGACATCCTTCATGGTTTCAAAATGCTCACGGCGATCACCGAAAATATGGACCACACGAATCAAGCCCCAACCCTGCAATTCCTTGATGCTGGTGCTGACGTTGGAACGGGCGACACTGAGCGTTTCACCAATCTCATCTGCGGCAATCGGCTTTGGGCACAACATAAGCAACGCATGGACCTGAGCCACCGAGCGGTTGATTCCCCAACGCGAACCCATTTCACCCCAGTGAAGAATGAATTTTTCCATAACGGGTGTAAGTTTCATAATATTTCTGTAATTACAGAAATATCGGATTAATCAAGATGATTCTCCCATCCACCAAGATGCGGGGGTCGGGCCGAGTAGTGTTATATTTAGTCTTCAGCTGACGCGCTTCAGCAATTAGCGCAGGAGTTCACGGCATTTTCACTGGAAGTGGCACTATGGGCCAATCAAGCACAAGGGGTCGGGCCGCGACTTGCTACTGTTACCCGCAGGCCAAAACTGCCCACATCTTCATCTCATTACCCCATGAAACTGCCTCACTGGATTCTTACTGTTATTCTTAGCGGCGCTTCTCTTCTTCACGCTGCCCAACCCGCTGAATTCACCTTTATGCTGGTAGGCTATTGCCGCGCAGGGAACGCCAAGGACGATCCCAACGCTCTCGGTGGCTACGGTGGTTCCGACAATCTGCCCAAGCCCCTGAAATTCGCCATCCGTTCACCCGATCTCTATTTGGAAATCGCTGATACGCCGAACGTCGTCTTCGCGGAAAAATACACGGGGCTGAATGTCCGGCTCATAAATGGCGGTAAAAAAACCGCGATCTTTCCCGCCTCCGACAGCCGGATCAGTCTGGTGCAGGAAGCCCAAGATACCGACGGCACGTGGAAGGAAATCGAATACCTGCCGAGCAGTTGGTGCGGCAACAGTTACCACAACGTTTATCTCCAGCCTAAGCACTATTGGGAATTCACTGCTCCGCGCTATTCCGGTCCGCAGAAAACCAAACTGCGTTTCAAGCTGACTCTCGCTGCTGACCATATCCTTTATTCACCCACCTATGAAGGCGGCATCCACCCTGAACAGTTCACGGCCCAGCAGGGACGCAAGCCGACGAACCTCATGGATCCGCATACGGAATAATACGCGGTTTAGCAGAGCACAGAGGAGTTCACGGCAGCTTTGCTGGAGGCGGCGCTCGCGGACGGCGTTACCGCCCTGTCCGAAATCCTCCCGTTCATTCGTTGAGGAAGTGGTTGGAAATCCTCCCACATGAACAAACAGATATTCCTCAATGTCCCGGTCGCCGATCTATCCAGATCGCGGACCTTCTTTACGGCACTCGGGTTCTCACTCAATCCGCAGTTCACCGATGATACGGCTGCCTGTGTCGTCATCAGCGAGGCGATCTCGGTCATGCTGCTGACTCATGACAAGTTCCGCCAATTTACCCCCAAGGCCATCTGCGATACGTCGCAGGCGGTTGAGGCCCTGTTCTGCCTTACGTGTGAAAGCCGTCAGGAGGTGGACGATCTCGTCGCGAAAGCCCTCGCCGCCGGCGGCACCACCCACGACAAGCCGGAAGACTTTGGGTTTATGTATATGCACAGCTTTGTAGATCCCGACGGCCATGGGTGGGGCCTCATTCACACCAAGCCGAGCGCATGATTTTCCGAAAGGCCGGCGACTCGGAAGCGGGGTGCAGGCTCAACGTCTTGATTTTTCCGAGACCCCGTTTTGCGAGGGCCTAGGTCGTTGTGTCCGTCGGGCGGCGCAAACGCAGGGAAAGCCTTTCCAGTTCGCGTCGTTCCCAAGGCTTAAGGCTGTCCGGCCCGTGTCGGCTGATTTTGTCGAGCAGCGTGTCCATACGCTGACGCTCACGCGCCTTGCCGGCGGATTCGTCGTATTGCTGATAGCGAAGATCGGAGCTGTATTCGGAAATCTCGCTCCGATAGGCCCTGAAATAAAGGTCCGGCAGGGCACTGGCGCCGGTTTCGGGCTTCCGATTCGCAAGGCCTTCCGGGGGCCAGATTGCAAAATAAACCCGCAGCGAGAGCAGGAGAAACAGCGGAAGCCAGTTCACGTTGGGAGACTTCGAGATGAGTTCCGGCGCGTAGAGCATCGCGATCAAAACTCCCCCGATGGCGCCTCCCAGGTGGGCGCTGTAGGTGATGGTTTCCTTTTTGCGGTTATGCGCGAAGTAAGAACCCGCGAGAAAGAGCAGGGCGTAAATCCAGCCGGGCACGACCGCGGGCAACAGCGGGAGGACGGCTCCCGGTGCCGCCAACGTGTAGGCGCACACCAAACCACAAGCGGCGCCGGATGCACCCAGAATTTCGTGGCGGCGTCCGCGATTGACCCAATAGGCCAGCACTGAACTGCCCAGCGCGGACCCCAGAAAAATGGCGAGCATTTGCACGCCGCCCAGCGCGTTGGAGAGCGCGATGCCATACAGGCAGATGACGGCGGCGTTGAATACGAAGTGCGGGAGGTTGGCGTGCACACCACAGTTCGAGATGAACCGGTCGTATTCGCGATTCTGCCGGACGGACTCTACGTCAAGAACCCGGCGGTTGAAAAACACCAAGCTGCGTAAACCGGCGCAGGTGGTAAGCCCGAGAACGGTTAAGAGGGCCAAGACTGTGGGAAATCCATCCATGTAAAAGCGTATCTGTGGCGATACGCAGACGACGGGCCGGATAAGGGTCAAGCCGTCAGCCAGCCGCCTATCGCGATGGCGGCGGCGTATTACTGTATTTGGCCTTCAGCTCC includes these proteins:
- a CDS encoding MBOAT family protein, whose protein sequence is MNTNTDHGFAFWSVATILFTAVLLTLAVRIPIPWLCMWVVAGGEFFALKLVTTIGLCRSAPAWRLVAYLTLWPGMNARGFLFHESAAVRRPTLTELVFALVKMALGLAAIFWAVIYLKTAPRLLTGWVGMVGIIFTLHFGALHLVSWLWRRNGFDAPPIMKVPVLAVSLADFWGVRWNVAFADSARRFVLLPLARKWGTQTAGAFVFLLSGLVHETVISFPARGGWGGPTLYFVIQGVGAWLEKTSFARMLHLRKGIGGRIFTIVVVVIPLPLLFHPIFVREVILPLIKFLNTHFL
- a CDS encoding GbsR/MarR family transcriptional regulator, coding for MKLTPVMEKFILHWGEMGSRWGINRSVAQVHALLMLCPKPIAADEIGETLSVARSNVSTSIKELQGWGLIRVVHIFGDRREHFETMKDVWEMFIVVMKERKKREFDPTLATLRDCKQAAVGAKEDSDHTRARLKELIEFMELTSSWADKAQSMSPASAKKLFKLGDKVFRLVG
- a CDS encoding VOC family protein, producing MNKQIFLNVPVADLSRSRTFFTALGFSLNPQFTDDTAACVVISEAISVMLLTHDKFRQFTPKAICDTSQAVEALFCLTCESRQEVDDLVAKALAAGGTTHDKPEDFGFMYMHSFVDPDGHGWGLIHTKPSA
- a CDS encoding rhomboid family intramembrane serine protease, which produces MALLTVLGLTTCAGLRSLVFFNRRVLDVESVRQNREYDRFISNCGVHANLPHFVFNAAVICLYGIALSNALGGVQMLAIFLGSALGSSVLAYWVNRGRRHEILGASGAACGLVCAYTLAAPGAVLPLLPAVVPGWIYALLFLAGSYFAHNRKKETITYSAHLGGAIGGVLIAMLYAPELISKSPNVNWLPLFLLLSLRVYFAIWPPEGLANRKPETGASALPDLYFRAYRSEISEYSSDLRYQQYDESAGKARERQRMDTLLDKISRHGPDSLKPWERRELERLSLRLRRPTDTTT